From Macaca mulatta isolate MMU2019108-1 chromosome 3, T2T-MMU8v2.0, whole genome shotgun sequence, the proteins below share one genomic window:
- the LOC144339910 gene encoding uncharacterized protein LOC144339910 isoform X2: MVERNNIFYSSTPSRSIYGALLCGRPYPRGGKEKSGHMIANLSSKVTVPFCICTAIIESSCCSTSLPAFAIVGVSDFDHSNREL; this comes from the exons atgGTAGAGCGGAACAACATCTTCTATTCATCTACTCCTTCAAGAAGCATTTACGGAGCTCTCCTCTGTGGCAGGCCCTACCCGAGAGGTGGAAAAGAGAAATCTGGACACATG aTCGCCaatctgtcttccaaagtgacagTGCCATTTTGCATCTGTACAGCAATCattgagagttcctgttgctccacatccttgccagcatttgccATTGTTGGTGTTTCGGATTTTGACCATTCTAATAG AGAGCTGTGA
- the LOC144339910 gene encoding uncharacterized protein LOC144339910 isoform X1 — MVERNNIFYSSTPSRSIYGALLCGRPYPRGGKEKSGHMIANLSSKVTVPFCICTAIIESSCCSTSLPAFAIVGVSDFDHSNRKQWAHCCYNQQLRKKATIQRLSITKELTQSLHP, encoded by the exons atgGTAGAGCGGAACAACATCTTCTATTCATCTACTCCTTCAAGAAGCATTTACGGAGCTCTCCTCTGTGGCAGGCCCTACCCGAGAGGTGGAAAAGAGAAATCTGGACACATG aTCGCCaatctgtcttccaaagtgacagTGCCATTTTGCATCTGTACAGCAATCattgagagttcctgttgctccacatccttgccagcatttgccATTGTTGGTGTTTCGGATTTTGACCATTCTAATAG GAAACAGTGGGCACATTGCTGCTACAACCAGCAGCTGAGAAAGAAAGCCACCATACAAAGACTCTCTATCACCAAGGAACTCACACAGAGTCTTCACCCCTGA